The genomic region CGGGGCGATCCACATGGCCCAGGAACAGCTCCTTGTCGACCTTGAACGCCAGCGAGTCTCCCCGCAGATTCTGCAAGGCAAACATCTTGTTGCCGGCAATCGAAAACACCCGCACGCCACCCCATTTGTAGTCTTCCCGCGCGCCGGGCAAGCCCAGGCAAAACGTGGCGACTTGTTCTTCGGTCATTCTCATAGCAAACGGTCTCCGCAACCTTTGAAGGCGTTATCCAGATGGTCGATCCAGGCTCGCACTGCTGGCAACACGCCGCGTCGATGTGGGTACACCGCCTGCAACCAGCCACCCGGCAATGACCATTCGGGCAAGAGCTGCACCAACTGGCCGTTAGCCAATTCCTCTTCGCAATACATCATCGGCAGCACTGTAAACCCCAGGCCGGCGAGGGCGCAGGCCTTGCGTACCAGGAAATCGTCGATGCCCAATCGGGCTTCCATGACCAGGTCGTGACTGTTGCCCTCCGGGCTGAGCATGCGGAAGTGCACCATGCGGTCTGCTTCCAGGGCGCCCAGCACCGGCAATTGCTTGAGGTCTTCGAGGCTGTTGATCTGCCGCTCACGCACAAAGCCGGGGCTGGCAACAATCGCCGTCTGGGCCTGGCGCAGGCGCTTGGTGACGAGCAGCGGGTCTTCA from Pseudomonas yamanorum harbors:
- a CDS encoding MmcQ/YjbR family DNA-binding protein; translation: MRMTEEQVATFCLGLPGAREDYKWGGVRVFSIAGNKMFALQNLRGDSLAFKVDKELFLGHVDRPGIHPAPYLARAQWIIMETPYPLGAEELRGLLQRSHQLVVSKLPKRTQVGLRLDD
- a CDS encoding LysR substrate-binding domain-containing protein, producing MQDLNDLYYFAKVVEAGGFAAAGRLLGIPKSRLSRRIAELEERLGARLLQRTTRQLTLTAVGERYLRHCQAMLLEAEMADEAVASMSSEPRGRLRVSSPVGLAHQFLQTVVAEFLTANPLVQLEMNLVNRRVDLVAEGIDVALRVRELGDEDPLLVTKRLRQAQTAIVASPGFVRERQINSLEDLKQLPVLGALEADRMVHFRMLSPEGNSHDLVMEARLGIDDFLVRKACALAGLGFTVLPMMYCEEELANGQLVQLLPEWSLPGGWLQAVYPHRRGVLPAVRAWIDHLDNAFKGCGDRLL